The Corvus hawaiiensis isolate bCorHaw1 chromosome 1, bCorHaw1.pri.cur, whole genome shotgun sequence genomic sequence GGGGGGGTGACAAGTGCCACCCTCAAGGGGACACCCCCAAAAAGGTCATGGAGGGGTTGTCCTTCGTGCAACCCTGGTGTCCCCGAGCTGTGACAGATTTTGGGGGTGTCCCCTTTtttcccaggcagagcaggggggtGACAAGGGGTGGCAGCGCTGGCTGAGGGGGTGACAGCGCCAGGTGAGGGGGTGGCAGGCCCCGGCCTGTCCCCAAACACCCCCTCCACGTCCCCTTTTCCCGGCTGGTGTCCCCGTGAGCGTGCTGTCCCCGCGTGCGTGTGCGTCCGTCCCCTTCATGGCATCGTGCGAATCCCTCGCTGAAGCAAGAagacaaaaaccaccaaaaaaaaagaaaaaaaaaaaaatcaaaactcaaaataaaaaaaaaaaaaaccaaaacgcGGTTCTGGTTCAGACcaggtgggggaaaaaaaaaaaaaaaagacaacaacaaaaaaagaggaaaatgtgtaaaaaccatgaaaaaaagcccaaatccaAGCGCTGCCTGCATCGTGCATGTGTCGGAGGCGCCCGCTGCATGCGCTCCCTGCTTTACTCGTCTGGATGTTGTTtcaaaaacaggaaaaaagaaaaaaaaaaaaaaaaaaggctacgACTCtgcaaaggacaaaaaaaaaaaaatttaaaaagaacaaacGGAGAAAAAAAAgcgaaaaaaccacaaaaaaaaaaagaaaaacgacGAATTTCTGGTTCTCTCTAGAggctgttttggggtttctACGCCGTCgtgtgtctctctctctctctctcttttccgcATGAATTTTCTCGTGaactgttttaaaaaggaaataaaacccacgaaaaaaggaaaaaaaagaaaaaaaaaggaaaaaaaaaaaagagttgaaaacgcagggggaaaaaaatgaagaaaaaagggacaaaatgaagaaaaaaggggagaaaaatgaagaaaaaagggaaaaatgaagaaaaaaggggaaaaactgaagaaaaaaggggaaaaaatggagaaaaagaattaaaaaaaaaaaaaaagccttgcaCAGGGGGAAggcgggggaggggagggaggggaccccccccaccctgtgccaccctgtgccacccccgcCCCGCCGTGTCCCCCGTGTCGCCGTGGATGCCATGGGTAGTTGTGTGTGACCGTTGTAATTGCAAATCCCGTGACAAAAGGgttgctttttattcttttcctttttccctttataactttttcttttctatcgGAGTGTCTGgctttaataaaattaattttttttttttttttggcctctttctcttttttctggacccctttttcctccccacccccccaatttttctccttcccaccccaggTTGGGAATCATCTCGCTCTGATGAGGATGGGACATCCCCAATTCTGTTGTTTCCTCCCCACAAGCTcagagaaaaatgggatttatcCTCCCATGGATAAATCCTTCCTGGAATAAAAATTCCCGGACCCTCAGCACCAGGAATTTGGGGTCTCTGCCcgccccccccccaccccaaaaaaaccatgGCAATGAATACCAGCAAAACCTTGAATAACCAGTTTATTTCCAATATATAGACCAGGACTggaggtggggggggagggggggcaaAGCAGGGAGATTTTTTgcgttggtttggggtttttttcctcttttttgcagtttttgcaGATCCCGACGGGGCCATCGCgccgggaatgggatgggaaagggtttgggggggggggggacatgCAGGAGGGTTTTAAAAAGTCACCACTGGTCCAGCACGTCCCCTGCTCGGGGCTGGCCTTTCCGCTGAGCAAAACTTCTTAAAAAATCCTTATAAATCCTTTGGGATATGTTACAGGGGCAGAGACGATATTTACAGGGAAaatcaatcaaacaaacaaacaaacaaaaaaaaacccagaaaaaatcgaaagaaaagaaaaacaacaacaaaaaaatacgACTTTACAGCAAATATTTGCATAACGTATGAGAACGACACGGAGAGACGGTGACGGGAGGTGACACGAGGCCACCACCGAGCTGGTGGCACTTGTGTCCCCGCCTGGCCAGGCCGGGGGGTCCCCCCCACCCCGCGCCCCCTTCCTAAAGTGCTTCTGGCCTGGGGGGCAGCAAGGGGACAGCGATGgccggggacagggacattccAGGACGTGCCACACGAGGCCCCCGAGTGTCTTGGGGGGTAAAGGATGGCAATgtccccctcccagccctgccacagggTGTCCCCTCTCAGTGccagcccctccctggcccCTTGGGACCCCCAAAGGGCCCCCCCCCCGGCTCAGTagaggcccccccccccccatcccccagGTCAGGGTGACAGCGCTGAGGTCCCCAAGGGACCCCAGTACACGGGAAGGGGGGTGGTCTCTGACACGGCATCCCCAGGGCGTGGAGAGGCTCTGACACTGAGGTGCCCAGGgtcccccagggcaggggtcTCTCATCGAGGTCCCCAGGGTCCCTGAGGTCCCCAGGGTCCCCCAGCACACAGGGGTCTGTGACATTGAGGTGCCCAGGGTCCCCCAAAGCAGGGGTCTCTGACACTGAGGTCCCCAGGGTCCCCCAGAGCAGGGGTCTCTGACATCGAGGTCCCCAGGGTCCCTGAGGTCCCCAGGGTCCCCCAGCACACAGGGGTCTGTGACACCGACGTCCCCAGGGTCCCCAAGCCGGGGCAGGTCCCCGGCCGGAGCAGCCACAGCGCCCAGGGAAGTGCCCGCACTTCGCTCCGCCGcggctggggacagcagggccaCCACCACGGGGGGACAGTCCCCGTGAGCCCCCACGCccctcctggcactgcctgggggctgggggagcgCGCAGTGGGACCGCCGAGGGAGCCCGCTGGTCCCCAAAGCGTGGGGGACGAGGTGGCTTTGTCGTGTCCCCCCGCCCCGGGACCTGTTAAATAGAGCAGCTTGTCCAGAGCACAATTAAATACAGGGACAAGGGACAGTCCTTAAATTAAACACTGGCCgggggtggggcgggggggTCAGAGACACTGCGGGAAGCGCAGGGGCGCCggggggccggggctgcccgggggGCTCTTGGTGGCAGTGCCGGCGCCGGCAGTGCCaggcggggccggagcggcggccgcgggccgGGCTTTGGTGGACTCCAGGCTGCTGAGCCCCGAGTCCTTGTCGCGACAGGGTCCCGGGGTCCCCTCGAGTCCCCGCGGCTCCTTCCACTCGTTGAAGTTGAGGTCCTTGAGGCCGCCGGGCACCACGACCGTGTGCCGGCGCCAGCTGCTCTTCTTGCGGCGGGTCTCGGGGGAGTGCGCCCGGCGCAGGCGGACCCCCATGTCATCGGCGGAGCCCCGCAGGTGCTGCCGGAGCTGCTCTCGCAGCGAGGGCCTCCCTGGGGCCACCCAGCTCTGCTCGTCCCCGCTGGCCACCGCGGCGGTGTCCCCAgccggccgcggccgccccaGCTTCCTGCGGGCCAGCGTGTCGCACTGGATCAGGCGGTGCGAGTTGAAGGAGGCGCGGCCCAGGGGTGACTTGTCCTCGCCACCTGTCCCCACCTCGGCCTGTCCCGGCCGCGGCCGGGCGCCCTCGCGGCTCTCCGTGTCCGTCTCCATGTGGCTGAGCTCGCTGCGCTCGTCATCCGCCTCCTCGCCGCGGCTCCCGGCCACCGAGTGCAGCTCGGAGCACAGGCTGCGGTCCATGGTGGACAGCGTGGAGTAGCCGGACACGATGGAGCGGGCGTCCGGCGGCGGCTCGGACCCGGCGCCCGCGGGATCCGCGGAGCATTCCCGCTCCATGCCGGCCGCGCTGGGAGCCGCCGGCTCGGTGCTGGTGTCGCGGGGCGCTTTGCCGGGGGTCACCGCGGggccctcctgctcctgctgccggCCCGGGCTGTCCCTGCGCTCCGCGTCGTCGTCGGTGCTGCTCCCCACGCCTTCGGCctctctcctcttcttcctcttgcGGGCGGCGGCCGAGACGAAGGGGATGGCGAGGAGCTCCCGGTGCGGCGGCGCTTTGCGCGACGGCCACGTGCCCTGGaaggaggggacagcggggtcaAGGACGGCGGCGACACGGACAGGGACGGGCTCCGCCCCCGCGTCCccaccctgccagccccagcccgggaCCCCTCTCACCTTCGGTTTGGCGGAGCCGCTGCGGGTCGAGCCTGGAaagcagaggggagaggggggttAGAGGGGTCCCGGGAGGGGGAGGAAatgtgctggggaggggtctggggTCGAGCGGGGGATGCTGCTCCGTTCCTCCAAACCGGGACGGGGACATGCCGGGGCTGTCACACCGGCTGGCCTCTGGCAGGGTCGTGTCAGGACGTGCCAGGAGTGGTTCCGGTGGTCACAGGGGGTCCCTGGCATTGGTCGCCCACTGCAGAGCCCCAGGGTGGGGACTGGGGACCAGGGGGACACACGCAGgcacacacagccaggacacACAGCCGGGACCCCCGCGGCGGGACCCCAACCCTCCCGTGGCCACAGGGCACAGAGGGGACGAGGGACAGGAGCGTGGGGAGGTGGCTCCGTGCTACGCCCAACCTCACAGCGGGGTCCGGGGTGGGCTGGGACAGGCCGGGGAGTTAAGGAGTAaagaggggacacagaggggacacagaggggacacagaggggacacagaggggacaggcagccctggccctgctgccgcAGTGTGAAGGACAAGGACAGGACACAGACCCCTCTCCCGCCCCACATGCCCAGGATGGGGTTAGCAGCTGCTGACAACGAGAGAGGGGGAGGCAGAAAGGGGGTGCTGACCCTCCCGGGGGCTTTGGGACCCTCACACCCCAGAATCTGAGTGTTCCAGGATACCCCACACCCATCCCTGCGGTGGGATGCCACCACAGGCGCTGGCCAACGATGTGGGAGAAGCAGAGTGAAAGGATTTggggctcctcagcagcccctgCTGATGTTGGAGACCCTGGGGACAGTGCCAGGCAGGACAGGGTCCCCTCCCCTCCCGCTGTCCCCGTCCTGCTGCTCCCGCTCTCTCGTGGTCCCCCCAAGGGTTAGTGCGTGAGCAATGCACCCGGGATCAGACTGTACCCGCTCTAGCTCTCGAGGAGGTCcgctggaggaggaagaggaggaggaggaggaagaggacagcacagagaaggtcaaggaaagaatggaagaaaTCAGTCCAACGTCAAAGGCTCCCGGTCTCCAGGTTTGGCAGCTCGGGCACGGGCGGGGGTCCCGCGGGGCAGGGCGCTGCCAGGGCGCCCTGAGGGACAAGGAGCGGCCACCAGAGAGAAGGGTGACAggacagggagggcagggggctcGTCGGGCATCCCCAGGGGGGTTGTTCCCATTTTTTGGAGAGGAGGGCACCGGGATGTCCCACTCCAGCACACACAGGTTGGCCGTGGCTGTGGCGAGCCAGGCTGGGTGCCCACAGAGgtgggcaggcagggacagagagtCAGGAGGGGCACTCCGGGGTGCCAGGAGTGGAGGGGACGATGCCAGGGCCGCTGCCCCTCACCTGCGGCATCACCGGGCGCCGCCGTCCTGCCGATGTTGGGCAGCAGGTACTCGATGTTGGGCACGGACTGAGCCTCCTTCTCATCCACGGGGGTCTGCGGGGTGAAAAAGGGCATCAGGGGGCTGCCAACGgccccccccagctcccaacCGGGAATCTGCACCCCCCTGGCCCACAGTGAGACCCCCCCGAGGCGGGGCACGACTCACCTTCTCGCCCTTGTCCTCCTTGTCACTGAAGAACCAGTCCGACTGTGGGGGGAGACGGGACAGGGGTCACAGCCCGGCCAGTAGCGCCGTCCCCATTCCTGGGGTGCAGATCCgcccctccccagccaggcCAGTGCCCCCTTGCCCATCCAGGGGTGCCACTCACGTGCTGGATGAGGGTCTCCACGATCTTGTAGCGGTCAGGCATGTGCGTCACCATGTCGGTCATGTTGTCCTCGGACGTTCGCACCAGCGTGGGGCCGAACACCAGCGCCAGGTTCCGGGGCTCCATCTGCCACCAGAGCCGggtcagagctgagcccagccccGGCCGGGGGGCTCCAGGTGGGGCAGGAGATTCCCAGGGTGGGGTGGTCAGTACCTTGTTCTTCTCTGAGTGGTCAGCGATGGTCTTCAGGTGGCCCACCAGGAATTTGAGGGTCTCGTAGTAGTGGCCTGGCAGGTCCCGGATCTGTGGGGAGGCACCGGTCACTCCTCTGCTCGCTGGCCCCACCCaaggggggctgcaggggggtgttgtccccaccccagccctTGTCCCATGGCCCTACCAGCTTCCGCAGCGTTCTCATCCTCTCGCTGGCATCCTCGATCCGGTTGGCTTCGATAAAGTCGTTGTATTTATCTGGAAGGGGACACGAGGGTGTCACAGCTGGGTGGAGGGGACAGGCCACCCCCTCACAGTTGGGGACCCCCGGATGAACCCGCTGGAGATACTGGGGAAGGGTCTCAGTGCTGGTCCCACTGCAGGGCAAGGAGGGACAAGGACAAGAGGCCTCGGTGATGGGGGGGGGTCTGCAGACCTGTCCCCAGTGCAGGGGGATGGGGTCTGGGGCTGCCTGGTACCGCTGGCACAGGGCCACTGGTGGCCACCCGGGGGGCTCTGGTGgccacaggggacagggactcACCGTCGGTGAAGAGGGGCTCGGGCAGCTTTCGGAAGAAGGATTTCAAGAGGCTGCTGATGACGTTCAGGTCCTGCCACCGCTGCAGGGGACACAAGAGGCTGCTCAGAGGGGACACCAGGAACACGCGGGGGCCAGCGGGAGGAAGTCCCCAAACCAGGGACAGCCCCGGCGACAGGCAGGGACAAAGCCCTGAGCCACGGCAGCGGCGTGGCCAGATGACAAAAGTGTCCCCAGGATGGCACCGACAGCGCTGGCACCGACCGCCAGGCGGCCCCGGAACTCCAGGGACGGGCACGGGGACGGAAACGGGGAATGACGGAGACAGGGAGGAGGGGGACTGGGAGGACGGGGACTGGGATGatgatggggacagggaggaggggGACTGGGAAGAGGGGGACAGGGATAATGGGGACTGGGAGGAGGGGGACTGGGAGGATGGGGACTGGGATAACGGGGACTGGGaggagggggacagggaggagggggacagggatgaagatggggacagggaggatgGGGACTGGGATAGCGGGGACTGGGATAACGGGGACAgggaggatggggacagggatgaggatggggacagggaggaggggGACTGGGAGGAGGGGGACTGGGAGGAAGGGGACTGGGAGGAAGGGGACTGGGAGGATGGGGACTGGGATGatgatggggacagggaggatgGGGACTGGGAAGAGGGGCATAGGGAGGAGGGGGACTGGGATGatgatggggacagggaggatggggacagggaggatgGATACAGGGATGATGGGGACTGGGATGATGGGGACTGGgaggagagggactgggaggagagggactgggaggatggggactgggaggagagggacagggagaagggggacagggagaagggggacagggaggatgGAAATGGGGAATGATGGATACAGGGAGGATGGGGACTGGGATGATGCAAACAGGGAGGATGGGGACTGGGTGGATGGGGACTgggaggatggggacagggatgatGATGGTGACAGGGATGATGATGGGGACTGGGAGGATGGGGACTgggaggatggggacagggatgaggatgggaacagggaggatggggacagggaggatggggacagggaggatgatggggacagggaggatgatggggacagggaggatgGGGACTGAGATGatgatggggacagggagaagggggacagggaggatggggacagggaggatggggacagggatgatgatggggacagggatgatAATGATGGGATTGGGATAATGGGGACAAGGATGATGACAGAAACAGAGATGACGGGGACAAGGATAATGATGGGGATAAGGATGATGCCAGAGACCGGGATAATGGGGACAAGGATGTTGATGGAGACAGGGatgatggggacagggatgatGACAGTGACAAGGATGATGACAGGAACGGGGATGATAACCAGGACTGGGATGatgatggggacaggggacaaggATGATGATGAGGACAGGGATGATAACAAGGGCTGGGATGatgatggggacagggatgatGATGGATACAGGGATAATGGGGACAGGAATGATGGAAATGGGGATGatgatgggaacagggatgatAACAAGGGCTGGGATGAtgatggggacaggggtggTGACACAGACCAGGAGAGCATTCCAGAGGCATGATAGGGATGGGGACCGGGATGGGGCCAGCCATGGGGACAGTCACCTGCCCCGCCCTCACCTCGTCCTGCAGGTTGATCTCGGTGGCTCCCTTgttgagctgctcctgcaggctggACACCACCGCGTTGTTGCCGGGCACGCGGTAGATGCCCATGTACTCCAGCCCCCGGTCCTCCACCACCTTGCAGCATGCTTCCACGATCAGGGGCACATtctgaggggacagggatgggctcagggggtgctggggctgtgcagggtcCCCGAGGGCTTGGCGGTGCCGGCGTGGCCGTACCTTGTTGTCCGGGGCAGGTTGACAATCCTCCAGCCTCACGCCAAAGGCGCGCGGGGCAgatttcttgttcttcttcatGATATTGATGCCCCACGGGGCTTTTTGGGAGCTGCTTTCAtctggggtgggaggggaaaaaacccacggGATCACTTGGGATAAATGGGAAGAGGATCCCGACAGGGATTAGCACCACCGCAGCCCCAGGGGGACACAAAGCACCCACATTTTGCTGTCCTGGGGTGTCCCACGCACCTTTCGTGACGGCCGCGTCCTGCCTGGGGGACCGGGGCGCGCTGGTTCCCGTCTGCTTGAGGAACTCGGCTCGGATCCCCAGCCCGCGAGGGCCCTTGGGCGACGAGTCAGGCTTGGTGCccgcagggctgcagggagagcgGGGAGGGCTCAGCTGGGGCACGGCCGGCGGCACCAACCCGGCACAAAACCTCCCAGGAAACACTGCCGGCATCACTCGCAGGCTTCCCGGCAGCCCACGGAGACCCCCGGGGAGCACCGAGCTGCTCCGACCCTTGTTAGAAGTGCCAGGTGCCACCTTGGCCGACCCCAAGCCAAGCCGGGTGCGGGCGGCTCTTCCATCACTGCCCCATCCAGGGAGCCGCCGGCTTTGCTCCGTCACTGTCACCCCGGGGTGACCAGCGCCCCGGGGGTCTCGGTGCCCACCACCCCGGTCCGTACCTCACTTTCCGGTAGTCGTTTAACTTCTTGCTGATAAGGGCTTGGCTGGCAAAACCGGGGTCCTGGGGAGGCAGAGAgaagaggggaagggagagctTGAGCAGCGCGTCCGCCGGACACCCCCGGGCAAGTCCACGCTCTGCCGGGCACCACACGGGGCCGGCCGGCAGCAGGCAAGGGCAGCACCAGGTCCccgctgccctgggacagccagTGCCCAGCAGTGCTCGCCGTCCCACCGCTGTCCATCGCTCCAGGCCACGGAGTGGGGTCCGAGccggacacacacacacacacacctccatCGACCCGCGCCACTGCACCGCGCCACCTCCACGGGCACGGATCCATCCATGCGGGATGCTCCCGACAGCACCGCAGTGCCAGGGTTTGCCCAGACAGCTCCACGCGTTCCGACCCGGCAGCACCGTCCGGTTCCAACCCCGGCAGCACCGTCCGGTTCCAACCCCGGCAGCACCGTCCGGTTCCGACCCAGCAGCACCGTCCGGTTCCAACCACGGCAGCACCGTCCGGTTCCAACCCCGGCAGCACCGTCCGGTTCCAACCACGGCAGCACCGTCCGGTTCCGACCCAGCAGCACCGTCCGGTTCCAACCACGGCAGCACCGTCTGGTTCCGACCCAGCAGCACTGTCCGGTTCCAACCCCGGCAGCACCGTCCGGTTCCGACCCAGCAGCACCGTCCGGTTCCAACCACGGCAGCACCGTCCGGTTCCGACCCAGCAGCACTGTCCGGTTCCAACCCCGGCAGCACCGTCCGGTTCCGACCCAGCAGCACCGTCCGGTTCCAACCACGGCAGCACCGTCCGGTTCCGACCCGGCAGCACCGTCCGGTTCCAACCACGGCAGCACCGCCCCCGCTGAGCCCCCGGTGCCCTCTGGCACGGGGCTGTGCCACAGACAACCAGAGACCGCTCCGAGCTCAACGCGCCCTCCAGGGCCGGAGCCTGCCACTGACACCAAACCGAGCCACCGCCGCACCGCTGCTGGCCCAGCGCCAGCACAGCCAACCCATGGATCTCCCCCTGGAGCCCAGAGCGGCCCCGGGGGTGGCTCTGCTCATCTCAGACCCGAGCGACTTCACACAGCCCacggctgcccagggagggctcAGCCTCGGCAGCACCACGAGGGCACCATGCCCGGACCTCTCTCCACGAACGGAGCCAAGTTAAACCATGGCAGGGACACATCAAACCATGACAAGGACACGTCACACCATGGCACAGCCACGTCAAACCACGTCAGAGCCACGTCAAATCATGGCAGGGACACATCAAACCATGGCACAGCCACATTACACCGTGGTGGGGACGCATCAAACCATGGCACAGCCATGGCACACCACGGCACAGCCATGTCACGCCTCACCAAAGCCATGTCACACCATGGCAGAGCCACACCAGACCTCGGCAGAGCCACACGGGCTCCTCTGCCACCACACGACCAAACACCAGAACGGTGGAAccggcgccggccccgcccggaGAGACATGGACCCTCCGCAGAGCCACATCCCGCGCACCCTGCCCCGGCCGAGGCCGCGGGGCCACGCTCTTCTTGGACGCCACGAGCCCCCATGCACCCCTGGGAGCACGGCACGGGCCTGGCCGTGGCCTGGGGAAGCAGCACAAGGCAAAGAGCCGGAGAGAGCCGAGGCGGTTAGTGCCGGGAGAGCCAGAGGCAGCCGGGAGCCCCATGTGGCTCTCACCTCGCCCTCAGCCTTGCTGTTCTCCCTGATGACTTTGATCCAGGCCAGCATGTCTTCCCGATCCTCTGCCTGAAAGAGATATTCACAGAAGTCAGCGGTCGTCAGGCGGAAGACGTGCTTCCTCTTGGTCTCGCTGTAGGAGATGTCCACCAGGCACGCTTGGATGCTGATCGGCGGCTCCTCCTCACCTGGGGCCGGGGCGCAGGTCACCGCCTCCCGCCTGTCCTTGCACAGGTACAGCGAGTGGGTGCGCAGCACGGCGAAGACGCGCTTCCACTGCCGGATGCCTCCGCCGACCTTCTGCGGGGAGAAGGGATGGAGCGCCGGCCTCAGGGAGcggcccccccgcgccgccgccgagCTCCGGGCTGGGGGCAAACCCCGCCTACCTTCCCCTTTTTGGTGAGGATCTGCTTGCAGTGGAGCCAGCCCTCCTTCCTCACGGCGCTGAACGGCACGTCCGAGAGGTCGGAGGTTGAGTGTCTTTTGGAACGGGCGTCTTCGGACGAGCCCAAACTGTCCAGAGACTGCGAGGGAGGACACGGCGGGGAGGTGTTGGGGTGATGCCATGGGCACCCCCCCGCTCCACCAGGCAGCCCCCTCACTCTTTagggcagcccccagcacagcactcaCCCCATCGGTGAAGAAGCTCCTCAGCATGCGGAGGCTGGGGACCCGGCTGGGCATCCTCCTGGGGGGAGAGCAGCCCCCGTCAGCGGGAGAGGTGGGAGCTGGGGGGTGGCGGGACCGGGACGGGGGTCCAGCCCTACCTTAGGATCTTCCCCTCATCCCGAAATGCGTTCAGACCGTCGTCGCAGGACTTGGAGCGCTCGGTGGTGATGGCCAGCAGGTAGGAGGAGCGGCGGCCCGCCTTGATGCTGCCTGCGGTGGGGAGGGGGCGAAGCCCGCCCTGCTCAGCCCGggggggcagggcagggctctggggcgGGGGGCTGCTCCCCTCGGGGACTCCCAGGGTGGTTCCCCCTGCCCAGCACTTACTGCAATCCTGGGAGTAGTGCCGGGACAGGGCAAAGGCGAAGGTAGGTGACGCGGGGCTGGTGGCCACGGCGGGTGCTGAGTTCATGGCGCTGGACACCACCGAGGAGGCCGGGACGTGCTTGGCCTTCAGGTCgatgctggggctggtgggTTCGTCTGTGAGGGGCGTGGGCAGTGTTGGAGGGGGGGTTGGGGCAGGGGAAGTCCCTGCTGAGACCCCCTGGCACTTCTGGGTTTGTAGGTGTCAGGATTGTGCTGGGGACACGCTCCCACCCCCAGGAGCTGATGGGGTACCCGGACCCTCACCCACAGCAACCCTGCGACCCCCCATCCGCACTCcaccccctcccttcccaccccatccaGCTCCGTCCccgggagcagggacagggcagaggTTTGGCTTCCCAAACCCATCTGGGTCCTGGGCAGGGAGATCCCAGgtgaggcagggacagggacagccctgtccccactTGGAGCAGGGTAGGAGCCTGCAGGGCTCCAGTTCACACCAGTAaggagcaccagcagctgggcagggggtgCAGGACAGAAGGGAGGGGTGAATGTGCTCAAACCCAGACCCTGGCACCCCATTACCGACCCCAGCCCTGCTTGGGGACAGCAAATCCGGAGGGGTGTGGGGCATTGTGGAGTGCAGAGGGGTGCAGGACACTGTGGGGTGTGGGACACTGCGGGGTGCCAGGCATTGGGGGTGCCGCTGGTGCATCCCCTTCCCATCCCCACACTCGCCACGGATGGGTGTTCTGGAATTCTGACCCCCAAAAGTGCCCTCCCTGGCACAGGACCTCCTAAATCCCTTCCCGCAGGTGACCAGCGAGCCCCCCCCCCCGGACTCACCGATGAAGGGGATGGACGCCAGCGAGTCCTCGGGGGCCGCCAAGGGAGC encodes the following:
- the ARHGAP23 gene encoding rho GTPase-activating protein 23 isoform X1, with product MNGIAFCLVGIPPSAPAPTPGRRDGASPNASVPPEGGSFPWVGPKTVALRKSPQGGFGFTLRHFIVYPPESAVHSAKEEENGNRAGPPRSRLEPMDTIFVKNVREDGPAHQAGLRTGDRLVKVNGESIVGKTYSQVIALIQNSDDVLELSIMPKDEDILQLAYSQDAYLKGNEPYSGGAQSIPEPPPICYPRKTYPFQARGAEPAPGQPPDPRAPRPAITGPSSPLGARSDSGGSPAHRPEEPQPGGPPGLPAAPHGHPGSFSRPACPANVSSSVPDRYGMSPAAASCYGVPKHLPEHRTHCGFKEGVGGLSGAGRPPRDVSGAQRVPGRQECQQALSRWFCSQEPRRSASEERRHAMPRYRSVSQDRLGGSGAAAPRGWPHSASHDTLLQPSREGWAPRARSDHYLSRYGRSMEALEPSALLSSHLDRSAWPPERLCRAAVAVAAAGQPIPPGSIAASSSSSSSSREAPPVQKHPSQPNLQSVDDSGYIGYRSYSPSFQRRTGLLHALSCRDPAFGGLPTFSIAQRAVVAPLRDSVVSPVTPPAATPPVPSAPREPRPEGNRVSEQPEERREEVVLRQKPPTGRKVPAPLRQMNFVFPEGVKDTDICDPAGATGRGDRPGSERQGRRVAPLAAPEDSLASIPFIDEPTSPSIDLKAKHVPASSVVSSAMNSAPAVATSPASPTFAFALSRHYSQDCSSIKAGRRSSYLLAITTERSKSCDDGLNAFRDEGKILRRMPSRVPSLRMLRSFFTDGSLDSLGSSEDARSKRHSTSDLSDVPFSAVRKEGWLHCKQILTKKGKKVGGGIRQWKRVFAVLRTHSLYLCKDRREAVTCAPAPGEEEPPISIQACLVDISYSETKRKHVFRLTTADFCEYLFQAEDREDMLAWIKVIRENSKAEGEDPGFASQALISKKLNDYRKVSPAGTKPDSSPKGPRGLGIRAEFLKQTGTSAPRSPRQDAAVTKDESSSQKAPWGINIMKKNKKSAPRAFGVRLEDCQPAPDNKNVPLIVEACCKVVEDRGLEYMGIYRVPGNNAVVSSLQEQLNKGATEINLQDERWQDLNVISSLLKSFFRKLPEPLFTDDKYNDFIEANRIEDASERMRTLRKLIRDLPGHYYETLKFLVGHLKTIADHSEKNKMEPRNLALVFGPTLVRTSEDNMTDMVTHMPDRYKIVETLIQHSDWFFSDKEDKGEKTPVDEKEAQSVPNIEYLLPNIGRTAAPGDAAGSTRSGSAKPKGTWPSRKAPPHRELLAIPFVSAAARKRKKRREAEGVGSSTDDDAERRDSPGRQQEQEGPAVTPGKAPRDTSTEPAAPSAAGMERECSADPAGAGSEPPPDARSIVSGYSTLSTMDRSLCSELHSVAGSRGEEADDERSELSHMETDTESREGARPRPGQAEVGTGGEDKSPLGRASFNSHRLIQCDTLARRKLGRPRPAGDTAAVASGDEQSWVAPGRPSLREQLRQHLRGSADDMGVRLRRAHSPETRRKKSSWRRHTVVVPGGLKDLNFNEWKEPRGLEGTPGPCRDKDSGLSSLESTKARPAAAAPAPPGTAGAGTATKSPPGSPGPPAPLRFPQCL